Proteins encoded together in one Gemmatimonadales bacterium window:
- the recR gene encoding recombination mediator RecR, with product MSAIEELVAEFARLPGIGRKTAQRLTYFLLKQPREETARLARSLAALGDRVRSCSSCGNLTEQDPCAICADARRDPSVVCVVEEASDVLAIERAGEYRGLYHVLGGRLSPLDGVGPEALNIPSLQRRVENGSGVREVILATNPSVEGEATAHYLERALRPLGVSVSRLARGLPMGGELEYADGETIAQSLSARRTMGGE from the coding sequence GTGTCCGCGATCGAGGAGCTGGTGGCCGAGTTCGCCAGGCTCCCGGGCATCGGCCGCAAGACGGCGCAGCGTCTGACGTACTTCCTGCTCAAGCAGCCTCGTGAGGAAACGGCGCGACTGGCGCGCTCGCTCGCCGCGCTCGGCGACCGGGTGCGGTCATGCTCGAGTTGCGGCAACCTCACCGAGCAGGACCCGTGCGCGATCTGCGCCGACGCTCGGCGCGACCCGTCGGTAGTTTGCGTGGTCGAAGAGGCGTCGGATGTGCTGGCCATCGAGCGCGCCGGCGAGTACCGCGGGCTCTACCACGTGCTGGGCGGACGGCTCTCTCCGTTGGACGGCGTGGGTCCCGAGGCGCTGAACATCCCGTCGCTCCAGCGGCGGGTCGAGAATGGGTCGGGGGTGCGGGAGGTGATCCTGGCGACCAACCCGTCGGTGGAAGGCGAGGCGACGGCGCACTACCTGGAGCGCGCGTTGAGGCCTCTCGGGGTCTCGGTTTCGCGCCTCGCGCGCGGGCTCCCGATGGGTGGGGAGCTGGAATACGCCGACGGCGAGACCATCGCCCAGTCGCTCTCCGCCCGGCGCACGATGGGCGGCGAATGA
- a CDS encoding lysophospholipase, giving the protein MRGFGEVDFWTAADGARLALRREPERGARRAAIIILHGFGDHSGRYAPVAGWLAERGVAVFALDQRGQGSTPGPRGHVARFSQFLSDVAALRKLVQSEAPGPQLLLGHSFGGLVVLRYLETAPQGLAGAILSSPLVDVAMPVPRWKTMLGRALADLLPSFPVKIGVRYQDICRDPAVGEAVKADPLCHDVMSPRAYRETMEAQAALGCERGRISVPLLFVLAGDDRIVSTPAALGFAAALSGDVTVKVYEGFYHEVLKEQERGRVLADLEPWLARIVPAA; this is encoded by the coding sequence GTGAGGGGCTTCGGCGAGGTCGACTTCTGGACGGCGGCCGACGGCGCCCGGCTGGCCTTGCGGCGCGAGCCCGAGCGTGGTGCGCGGCGCGCCGCGATCATCATCCTCCACGGCTTCGGCGACCACAGCGGCCGGTACGCGCCCGTCGCCGGGTGGCTCGCGGAGCGCGGGGTGGCGGTCTTCGCCCTCGACCAGCGCGGGCAGGGCAGCACTCCCGGGCCGCGCGGGCACGTAGCGCGGTTTTCGCAGTTCCTTTCCGACGTCGCGGCGCTGCGGAAGCTGGTGCAGTCCGAGGCGCCGGGGCCGCAGCTCCTGCTGGGCCACTCGTTCGGCGGCCTGGTCGTGCTGCGCTACCTCGAGACCGCGCCGCAGGGCCTCGCGGGAGCGATCCTCTCGAGCCCCCTCGTGGACGTGGCCATGCCCGTGCCGCGATGGAAGACGATGCTCGGCCGTGCGCTCGCCGACCTCCTCCCGTCCTTCCCCGTCAAGATCGGGGTGCGCTACCAGGACATCTGCCGCGACCCGGCGGTCGGCGAGGCGGTGAAGGCCGACCCGCTCTGCCATGACGTGATGTCGCCGCGCGCGTACCGGGAGACGATGGAGGCCCAGGCGGCGCTGGGCTGCGAGCGGGGCAGGATCTCGGTCCCGCTGCTCTTCGTGCTCGCGGGGGACGACCGGATCGTCTCCACACCCGCGGCGCTCGGCTTCGCCGCCGCGCTCTCCGGTGACGTCACCGTAAAGGTCTACGAGGGCTTCTACCACGAAGTGCTGAAGGAACAGGAGCGCGGCCGCGTCCTCGCCGACCTCGAGCCGTGGCTCGCCAGGATCGTGCCCGCCGCTTGA
- a CDS encoding CDP-alcohol phosphatidyltransferase family protein — MWTLPNILTVARIALAPVIALLPFIEGYWPKVTAFVIFLIAGFSDVVDGYIARSRNQVSDIGKLLDPIADKMILFATLVPIYWITRHPTLLADYQIPWWGSLPLWVAVLLVGREVLITVFRFQARKRGVIIPAVSAGKLKTLFQNIFIGATIAWFAWKDLIVEMRWTGRYRDWWNEFHGTLVAVTLGVAVVLTAYSLAVYLYRYRSLLRATGR, encoded by the coding sequence ATGTGGACCCTGCCCAACATCCTCACGGTCGCGCGCATCGCCCTCGCCCCGGTGATCGCGCTCCTTCCGTTCATCGAGGGCTACTGGCCGAAGGTCACGGCTTTCGTGATCTTCCTGATCGCGGGCTTCAGCGACGTGGTGGACGGCTACATCGCGCGCAGCCGGAACCAGGTCTCCGACATCGGCAAGCTCCTCGACCCCATCGCGGACAAGATGATCCTCTTCGCGACGCTGGTCCCGATCTACTGGATCACGCGCCACCCCACGCTCCTAGCTGACTACCAGATCCCGTGGTGGGGTAGCCTGCCGCTCTGGGTGGCGGTGCTGCTGGTGGGCCGCGAAGTGCTGATCACCGTCTTCCGCTTCCAGGCCAGGAAGCGCGGCGTGATCATCCCGGCGGTCAGCGCGGGCAAGCTCAAGACGCTGTTCCAGAACATCTTCATCGGCGCAACGATCGCGTGGTTCGCCTGGAAGGACCTCATCGTCGAGATGCGCTGGACCGGACGCTACCGGGACTGGTGGAACGAGTTCCACGGCACCCTGGTCGCCGTGACCCTCGGCGTCGCGGTGGTCCTTACCGCCTATTCGCTCGCGGTGTACCTCTACCGCTATCGCTCGCTGCTCCGGGCCACCGGTAGGTAG
- a CDS encoding roadblock/LC7 domain-containing protein, whose protein sequence is MPGASSWSFREEDFKAISDQMNGLLRETNVKSLLLVDRSGQVVANVGEPPTFDPQAFASLTAADFSANDQLAKMIGEHEFSSLFHQGEKESMYLADVAHRVILVALFDNRTTLGMVRLKVKVTVETLTKLFEDMFNRAGTESVKLEGFGSKEAEDEIDKLFGD, encoded by the coding sequence ATGCCGGGTGCTTCAAGCTGGTCGTTCCGGGAGGAGGACTTCAAGGCCATCTCGGACCAGATGAACGGTCTCCTCAGGGAGACCAACGTGAAGAGTCTCCTCCTGGTCGATCGCAGCGGCCAGGTCGTCGCGAATGTCGGCGAGCCGCCGACCTTCGACCCCCAGGCCTTCGCGTCACTCACCGCGGCCGACTTCAGCGCCAACGACCAGCTCGCCAAGATGATCGGCGAGCACGAGTTCAGTTCGCTCTTCCACCAGGGAGAGAAGGAATCGATGTACCTCGCGGACGTGGCGCACCGCGTCATCCTCGTCGCGTTGTTCGACAACCGCACCACCCTCGGTATGGTGCGGCTCAAGGTGAAAGTCACGGTCGAGACCCTCACCAAGCTGTTCGAGGACATGTTCAATCGAGCCGGGACGGAATCGGTGAAGCTCGAAGGCTTCGGGAGCAAAGAGGCGGAAGATGAGATCGACAAGCTGTTCGGGGACTGA
- the dnaX gene encoding DNA polymerase III subunit gamma/tau has product MHIALARKYRPRLFSDLIGQEHVARALHGAIEQNRVAHAYLFSGPRGVGKTTAARILAMALNCDTRHAGKPTSAPGEPCGTCSSCERIWGGSTSLDVVEIDAASNRSVDDARDLRERAMYAASQEGRHKIYIVDEAHMLTREAWNTLLKILEEPPPGVVFVFATTEPHKITNAAAPVMSRLQRFDFRRVGPQAIGRRMAEVMTAEGLAADADAIELIARVANGGMRDALSILDQVTAFGEGAVTAARVREVLGLVGDESYSELLAIVIEHRPAGVFPFVARLVEAGVDLVAFAEGAGDLWRAVLATRLGAEPDGVSAALGAEVKRRAPELSAGDLLRILRVLEEAEEPIRRGSAPRLALETVLVRWALMDRTVEIEQLLKGGAAAGEARTRGRAEASTAGAQPGAPPAPRERQALAPASRAMPSGPVTLEGLRERWPDFLAALRADRKMLVAEALEDSDPTGLEGKLVILSPRGGNPMTRESLERNRSAIEAALSRVTGSALVIGLVPATVPAATPTAAALPATRTQRGSVSDAKAERTRALRGRDPALDSAMEALDLELLE; this is encoded by the coding sequence ATGCACATAGCCCTCGCCCGAAAGTACCGCCCCCGCCTCTTCTCCGACCTGATCGGGCAGGAGCACGTGGCGCGCGCGCTTCACGGCGCCATCGAGCAGAACCGCGTGGCCCACGCCTACCTGTTCTCGGGGCCGCGTGGGGTAGGGAAGACCACGGCGGCGCGCATCCTGGCCATGGCGCTCAACTGCGACACGCGCCACGCCGGGAAGCCGACCTCGGCGCCCGGCGAGCCGTGCGGCACCTGCTCCTCGTGCGAACGGATCTGGGGCGGCTCCACTTCGCTCGATGTGGTCGAGATCGACGCCGCCAGCAATCGCAGCGTGGACGACGCCCGGGACCTGCGCGAGCGCGCCATGTATGCGGCGTCACAGGAAGGACGCCACAAGATCTACATCGTTGACGAAGCGCACATGCTGACCCGCGAGGCGTGGAACACCCTCCTCAAGATCCTCGAAGAGCCGCCCCCCGGCGTCGTCTTCGTGTTCGCCACCACCGAGCCGCACAAGATCACCAATGCCGCCGCGCCGGTCATGAGCCGGCTCCAGCGTTTCGACTTCCGCCGCGTGGGGCCGCAGGCCATCGGCCGACGGATGGCGGAGGTGATGACGGCGGAGGGGCTCGCCGCCGATGCCGACGCCATCGAGCTGATCGCACGAGTCGCCAACGGCGGGATGCGCGATGCCCTCTCGATCCTCGATCAGGTCACAGCTTTCGGCGAGGGCGCGGTCACCGCGGCCCGCGTGCGCGAGGTCCTGGGGCTGGTGGGCGACGAGTCCTATTCCGAGCTCCTCGCCATCGTGATCGAGCACCGCCCCGCCGGCGTCTTCCCCTTCGTCGCGAGGCTCGTCGAAGCCGGAGTGGACCTCGTCGCTTTCGCCGAGGGCGCAGGGGACCTCTGGCGTGCCGTGCTCGCTACCCGCCTCGGCGCGGAGCCCGACGGCGTGAGTGCTGCTCTGGGGGCTGAGGTGAAGCGCCGTGCCCCGGAGCTTTCGGCCGGAGACCTCCTCCGCATCCTCCGGGTGCTCGAAGAGGCGGAAGAGCCGATCAGGCGTGGCTCGGCGCCGCGTCTCGCGCTCGAAACCGTGCTGGTGCGGTGGGCCTTGATGGACCGGACGGTGGAGATCGAGCAGCTGCTGAAGGGAGGCGCGGCGGCCGGCGAGGCGCGGACTCGGGGGCGCGCCGAAGCGAGCACTGCCGGTGCGCAGCCCGGTGCGCCCCCGGCTCCGCGCGAGCGGCAGGCGCTCGCGCCGGCATCGCGCGCGATGCCGAGCGGACCAGTGACGCTGGAGGGCCTGCGGGAGCGCTGGCCCGACTTCCTCGCCGCGCTTCGCGCCGACCGCAAGATGCTGGTGGCCGAGGCTCTCGAGGACAGCGATCCGACGGGCCTCGAGGGGAAACTCGTGATCCTGAGTCCCAGGGGAGGCAACCCCATGACCCGGGAGTCCCTGGAGCGCAACCGCTCCGCGATCGAGGCGGCGTTGAGCCGGGTGACGGGGTCCGCGTTGGTGATCGGACTGGTGCCCGCGACCGTCCCGGCCGCGACCCCGACGGCCGCGGCGCTCCCCGCGACGAGGACGCAGCGCGGGTCGGTCAGCGACGCCAAGGCCGAGCGGACGCGGGCCCTTCGCGGGCGCGATCCTGCGCTGGATAGCGCCATGGAAGCCTTGGACTTGGAGCTTCTGGAGTAG
- a CDS encoding serine/threonine-protein kinase, with product MPPTFESLQVALGDRYAFDREVGAGGMATVFLARDRKHDRQVAVKVLRQELAQALGRDRFLREIRIVANLQHPNILPLHDSGEAGGFLFYVMPFVEGESLRTRIEREGALPVAVASRILAEVADALGYAHRHGIVHRDIKPENIMLSGRHAVVTDFGVAKAVSDAANAQDKMTTAGVALGTPFYMSPEQAVADPNTDHRADIYALGVIAYELFTGKPPFHEGGAQAVLSAHVVTEAPPITRTQPNLPPALAKVVMRCLEKKPENRFQTADELLPAFESFATPSGGITPTNTRPIEAVRRGPGWRRWAGIAAGVAVVGIGAALALRGRGGSAAAEAPRPIRRLAVLPIADASGAGATDPFANGLLDALINRLAQVAGPIVVPRSSVMRYQHTDKTMAEVARELNADAVIEGSMLRDGARLRINAQLIEVATDRPLWSQSYERQVRDVLALQDSLARQMAEEIRAALPVSPTSQGRRGP from the coding sequence GTGCCACCCACGTTCGAGTCCCTTCAGGTCGCGCTCGGAGACCGGTACGCCTTCGACCGCGAGGTTGGGGCGGGCGGGATGGCCACGGTCTTCCTCGCCCGGGACCGCAAGCACGATCGCCAGGTCGCGGTGAAGGTGCTCCGCCAGGAGTTGGCGCAGGCGCTGGGCCGCGACCGCTTCCTGCGCGAGATCCGCATCGTCGCGAACCTCCAGCACCCGAACATCCTGCCACTGCACGACTCCGGCGAAGCGGGCGGCTTCCTCTTCTACGTGATGCCGTTCGTCGAAGGGGAGTCCCTCAGAACCCGGATCGAGCGCGAAGGCGCGCTTCCGGTGGCGGTGGCCTCGCGCATCCTCGCGGAGGTGGCCGACGCGCTGGGCTACGCCCACCGCCACGGCATCGTGCACCGCGACATCAAGCCGGAGAACATCATGCTCTCCGGCCGGCACGCGGTGGTGACGGATTTCGGCGTGGCCAAAGCGGTGAGCGACGCCGCCAACGCGCAGGACAAGATGACCACCGCGGGCGTCGCGCTGGGGACGCCGTTCTACATGTCGCCCGAGCAGGCCGTGGCCGATCCGAATACGGACCACCGCGCGGACATCTACGCGCTCGGGGTGATCGCCTACGAGCTGTTCACCGGCAAGCCGCCGTTCCACGAGGGGGGCGCGCAGGCGGTGCTCTCGGCGCACGTCGTCACCGAGGCGCCGCCCATCACCCGCACCCAGCCCAACCTGCCGCCGGCGCTCGCCAAGGTCGTGATGCGGTGTCTGGAGAAGAAGCCGGAGAACCGCTTCCAGACCGCCGATGAGTTGCTGCCGGCCTTCGAGTCGTTCGCGACGCCGAGCGGCGGGATCACGCCGACCAATACCCGGCCGATCGAAGCGGTGCGCCGTGGGCCCGGATGGCGGCGGTGGGCCGGGATCGCGGCTGGCGTCGCGGTGGTCGGGATAGGCGCCGCCCTGGCGCTTCGCGGGCGCGGCGGCTCGGCCGCCGCCGAGGCCCCCCGCCCCATCCGGCGCCTGGCGGTGTTGCCCATCGCGGACGCCTCCGGCGCCGGGGCGACCGACCCCTTTGCGAACGGACTGCTGGACGCGCTTATCAACCGGCTGGCGCAGGTGGCCGGGCCGATCGTGGTGCCGCGCAGCTCCGTCATGCGCTATCAGCACACCGACAAGACGATGGCGGAGGTCGCCCGCGAGCTCAACGCCGACGCGGTGATCGAAGGCTCCATGCTGCGCGACGGAGCACGGCTGCGCATCAACGCGCAGCTCATCGAGGTCGCGACCGACCGGCCGCTGTGGTCGCAAAGCTACGAGCGCCAGGTGCGCGACGTGCTCGCGCTCCAGGACTCGCTCGCGCGCCAGATGGCGGAAGAGATCCGCGCAGCACTTCCCGTGTCACCCACTTCACAAGGACGTCGAGGTCCATGA
- a CDS encoding YbaB/EbfC family nucleoid-associated protein, producing MTDLRALLQFGQQMQGRLAAIQTELAQRTVTGSAGGGMVTVTADGRGQVREIRIDPSLLGGDVEMLEDLVVAAIAEVQKRAADIAQDELKKVQSALPFPLPFAL from the coding sequence ATGACCGATCTACGCGCGCTCCTGCAGTTCGGGCAGCAGATGCAGGGCCGTTTGGCAGCCATTCAGACTGAGCTGGCGCAGCGCACGGTGACCGGTTCGGCCGGTGGCGGCATGGTCACGGTGACGGCGGACGGGCGGGGCCAGGTCCGTGAGATCAGGATCGACCCGAGCCTCCTGGGCGGGGATGTCGAGATGCTCGAGGATCTGGTGGTCGCCGCGATCGCCGAGGTGCAGAAGCGGGCGGCGGACATCGCGCAGGACGAGCTTAAGAAGGTCCAGAGCGCGCTGCCTTTCCCGCTGCCGTTCGCGTTGTAG
- a CDS encoding competence/damage-inducible protein A → MDCELLTVGTELVLGFTLDTNASDIGRVLSAAGVRVVRRATVADEPAEVRDALRAALDRTGAVIVTGGLGPTKDDLTRDAAAEVFGKPLRTDPAILAQLEESYRRRGIPRMPGSNRAQAEVPEGATVLPNPLGTAPGLWIEDDRGRFAVLLPGVPREMRGLLENEVMPRLVQRQKRRTDGPADGRTEVIRSRVIRTTGIGESALADKVGDPVKLLPHRVTLAWLPSLEGVDLRLTAWDLPEEEADAALARAVEVLRPRVAEHAYGEDADDLAAVVLRALESAGSRLAVAESCTGGLIGAKLTAVPGSSRVFAGGVIAYDNEVKLGLLGVSADAIAEHGAVSEEVARQMAVGAARALGADSAVSVTGIAGPDGGSEQKPVGTVWIAVMWKDAVRAFTYVLPGNREDVRHRAAQAALNALRRIATGSL, encoded by the coding sequence ATGGATTGCGAGCTGCTGACCGTCGGCACCGAGCTGGTGCTGGGCTTCACCCTCGACACCAACGCTTCCGACATCGGCCGCGTGCTCTCCGCGGCGGGGGTGCGCGTGGTTCGGCGTGCCACGGTCGCCGATGAGCCCGCCGAGGTGCGCGACGCCCTGCGCGCCGCCCTCGACCGTACCGGCGCCGTCATCGTCACGGGCGGTCTCGGTCCCACCAAGGACGACCTGACCAGGGACGCGGCGGCCGAAGTCTTCGGCAAGCCGCTCCGGACCGATCCCGCGATCCTCGCCCAGCTCGAGGAGTCGTACCGCCGCCGCGGCATTCCGCGGATGCCCGGCTCCAACCGCGCCCAGGCCGAGGTCCCCGAGGGCGCGACCGTCCTGCCCAATCCCCTCGGCACCGCTCCAGGCCTCTGGATCGAGGACGACCGCGGGCGCTTCGCGGTGCTCCTGCCCGGCGTGCCTAGAGAGATGCGCGGGCTGCTGGAGAACGAGGTGATGCCGAGGCTGGTGCAAAGACAAAAAAGACGGACCGACGGACCGGCGGACGGACGCACCGAGGTCATCAGGTCGCGAGTCATCAGGACGACGGGCATCGGAGAGTCGGCCCTCGCGGACAAGGTGGGTGATCCGGTCAAGCTGCTGCCGCACCGGGTGACGCTGGCGTGGCTGCCGTCGCTGGAAGGGGTGGACTTGCGGCTCACCGCCTGGGACCTGCCGGAGGAGGAAGCCGACGCCGCGCTTGCCAGGGCGGTGGAGGTCCTGCGTCCCCGCGTCGCGGAGCACGCCTACGGCGAGGACGCCGACGACCTGGCCGCGGTGGTCTTGCGGGCGCTCGAATCCGCCGGCTCGCGCCTCGCGGTGGCCGAATCGTGCACCGGCGGGCTCATCGGCGCGAAGCTCACCGCGGTGCCCGGCAGCTCGCGGGTGTTCGCGGGCGGCGTCATCGCGTACGACAACGAAGTCAAGCTCGGCCTGCTGGGTGTTTCCGCGGACGCGATAGCCGAACACGGCGCGGTCAGCGAGGAGGTGGCGCGCCAGATGGCCGTCGGCGCCGCGCGGGCGCTGGGCGCGGATTCGGCCGTGTCGGTGACCGGCATCGCGGGGCCCGACGGCGGTTCGGAGCAGAAGCCGGTCGGCACGGTCTGGATCGCGGTGATGTGGAAGGACGCGGTGCGGGCCTTCACGTACGTCCTTCCCGGCAACCGCGAGGACGTGCGGCACCGGGCGGCCCAGGCGGCGCTCAACGCCCTGCGCCGGATCGCGACGGGCAGCCTGTAG
- a CDS encoding DPP IV N-terminal domain-containing protein — protein sequence MSTSRLYSRLLSLALVLAACGRDTAEPTVTMLTTGPADDGGAVVSNDGSRVAYLSSDAGKTSIAVVATAGGTPTRLTPALNYIDDVQWSPDGNTILYTSDAAAPPDLWVVPAAGGDPARLTSDPGLEWNARWSPDGSRIAFSGNKGGNFNIWVMPATGGEARQLTTDRSDETNPEWSPDGHTIAFNSNRTGHTKIYTMPADSGEARAVTTGPGNDATPHWSPDGSRIAFQSNRNGNWDIFAVAGGGGEPTTLVRDLRDDTSPRWSRDGRWIAFISQRGGQRDVWVVPAAGGDAVRVTNDRADDYTAEWADRDRLVITHSENHSHVWAIAAAGGAPRQLTRGDGNEGDPRVSPDGRTVLYTGEHGGNSDLWIAPLDSGAARQLTSDSTNEFSARWSPDGATIAYLSNRTGTNQVWLVPAAGGTALQLTTDSANVYQAEWSPDGGAIVFGLDRDNGDLWTIAAAGGMPRRLTTQGSANSPVWSPDGRSLLFNSASSADGQGHIWTVAATGGRATQLIFDHYQFNAVWSPDGRSFAVPWHNGRGVDLAVLAASGGRPHVLASDSTVWHISPAFSPDGGRIAYLSNQSGRYDIYLIPAAGGAATRLTTTAGDEFSPVFTPDGQTIVYSMYESDGNIATARVNRLLRRAAGQGE from the coding sequence ATGAGCACTTCCCGTCTCTACTCGCGCCTGCTCAGCCTGGCCCTGGTGCTCGCGGCGTGCGGCCGGGATACCGCCGAGCCGACCGTCACCATGCTCACCACCGGCCCGGCCGACGATGGCGGCGCCGTGGTCTCGAACGACGGTTCCCGCGTAGCGTACCTGTCGTCCGACGCCGGCAAGACGTCGATCGCGGTGGTGGCGACGGCGGGCGGCACCCCGACGCGCCTGACGCCGGCGCTCAACTACATCGACGATGTCCAGTGGTCGCCGGACGGTAACACCATTCTCTACACGTCAGATGCCGCGGCACCGCCCGACCTGTGGGTCGTGCCGGCGGCGGGCGGAGATCCAGCGCGCCTCACCAGCGACCCGGGCCTCGAGTGGAACGCCCGGTGGTCGCCGGACGGCTCGCGGATCGCCTTCTCCGGCAACAAGGGCGGGAACTTCAACATCTGGGTGATGCCGGCCACGGGCGGAGAGGCGAGGCAGCTCACCACCGACCGCTCCGATGAAACCAACCCGGAGTGGTCGCCCGACGGCCACACCATCGCCTTCAACTCGAACCGCACCGGACACACCAAGATCTACACGATGCCCGCCGACAGCGGGGAGGCACGCGCGGTCACGACCGGACCGGGCAACGACGCCACGCCTCACTGGTCGCCGGACGGATCGCGAATCGCCTTCCAGTCCAACCGCAACGGGAACTGGGACATCTTCGCGGTGGCCGGCGGCGGCGGCGAGCCGACGACGCTCGTGCGCGACCTCAGGGACGACACCTCGCCCCGCTGGTCTCGCGACGGCCGCTGGATCGCCTTCATCTCCCAGCGAGGGGGACAGCGGGATGTCTGGGTCGTTCCGGCCGCCGGCGGCGATGCGGTCCGGGTCACCAACGACCGCGCCGACGACTACACGGCAGAATGGGCCGATCGGGACCGCCTCGTGATCACGCATTCCGAGAACCACAGCCACGTTTGGGCCATCGCGGCGGCCGGTGGCGCGCCGCGCCAGCTCACCAGAGGCGACGGCAACGAGGGAGACCCGCGCGTCTCACCCGACGGCCGGACCGTGCTCTATACCGGGGAGCATGGTGGCAACAGCGATCTGTGGATCGCGCCGCTCGACAGCGGCGCTGCGCGCCAGCTGACGTCGGACAGCACCAACGAATTCTCGGCGCGCTGGTCGCCCGACGGCGCGACGATAGCGTATCTCTCGAACCGGACCGGCACGAACCAGGTCTGGCTGGTCCCCGCCGCAGGCGGCACCGCTCTCCAGCTCACGACCGACAGCGCCAACGTGTACCAGGCCGAGTGGTCGCCGGACGGGGGAGCCATCGTGTTCGGTCTGGACCGGGATAACGGCGACCTCTGGACGATTGCGGCCGCGGGCGGGATGCCGCGACGGCTCACCACTCAGGGATCGGCCAACAGCCCGGTTTGGTCGCCCGACGGACGGTCACTGCTCTTCAACTCCGCCAGCTCGGCGGACGGCCAGGGGCACATCTGGACCGTGGCTGCGACCGGAGGACGGGCCACCCAGCTGATCTTTGACCACTACCAGTTCAATGCCGTGTGGTCGCCGGACGGCCGGTCTTTCGCCGTTCCATGGCACAACGGCCGCGGCGTGGATCTGGCGGTGCTCGCGGCCAGCGGCGGCCGGCCCCATGTCCTGGCGAGCGATTCGACGGTCTGGCACATCAGCCCCGCCTTTTCACCGGACGGTGGCCGCATCGCATACCTCTCGAACCAGAGCGGCCGCTACGACATCTACCTGATCCCGGCGGCGGGCGGGGCCGCGACCCGCCTGACCACCACGGCCGGCGACGAGTTCTCACCGGTCTTCACGCCCGACGGCCAGACCATCGTGTACAGCATGTACGAGAGCGACGGCAACATCGCCACGGCGCGGGTGAACCGGCTGCTGCGCCGGGCCGCCGGACAGGGCGAGTGA
- a CDS encoding GTPase domain-containing protein, with amino-acid sequence MSMINYASREINCKIVYYGPGLGGKTTNLEHVFAKVNPAARGKLISLATETERTLFFDFLPVDLGTVRGFKTRFHLYTVPGQVYYNASRKLILKGVDGVVFVSDSQLERMEANIESMQNLYDNMAEYGYDLTKIPFIVQFNKRDLPNAAPTKDLQAALNPGWAVTDPARQKAIPDPVFAGDFLVQQLPGGEWVERAPAHEAVAVTGDGVFETLKAVSKLVLKSLA; translated from the coding sequence ATGTCGATGATCAACTACGCCTCGCGCGAGATCAACTGCAAGATCGTCTACTACGGGCCGGGTCTCGGCGGGAAGACCACCAACCTCGAGCACGTCTTCGCTAAGGTGAACCCGGCCGCGCGCGGCAAGCTCATCTCGCTCGCCACGGAGACCGAGCGCACCCTCTTCTTCGACTTCCTCCCCGTCGACCTCGGCACGGTTCGCGGCTTCAAGACCCGGTTCCACCTTTACACGGTCCCGGGCCAGGTCTACTACAACGCGAGCCGGAAGCTGATCCTGAAGGGCGTGGACGGAGTCGTGTTCGTGTCCGACAGCCAGCTCGAGCGCATGGAAGCGAACATCGAGTCCATGCAGAACCTGTACGACAACATGGCCGAGTACGGCTACGACCTCACGAAGATCCCGTTCATCGTCCAGTTCAACAAGCGCGACCTCCCGAACGCCGCGCCCACAAAGGACCTCCAGGCGGCGCTCAACCCCGGCTGGGCGGTCACGGATCCCGCCAGGCAGAAAGCCATACCGGACCCGGTCTTCGCGGGCGATTTCCTCGTGCAGCAGCTTCCGGGTGGCGAGTGGGTCGAGCGCGCGCCGGCACACGAGGCGGTGGCCGTTACCGGCGACGGCGTGTTCGAAACCCTTAAGGCGGTCAGCAAGCTCGTCCTGAAGTCCCTGGCGTAA
- a CDS encoding DUF1080 domain-containing protein has product MVLALFTDGCRPNARPAASPEGAASGQLNRLTADEAAAGWRLLFDGRATAGRRGYRRDSMPGGWQAVDGALTLVAGGGGDIITRDTFANFELSLEWRIAPGGNSGIMYRVTEQGAATYTSGPEMQVLDDSGHADGRSRLTAAGSDFGLYPAPAAVVHRAGEWNQARIVVNGAHVEHWLNGVKFFEYELWSPDWQQRVQASKFRQWPEYGMAHRGHIALQDHGGDYHPAYRNINIRVLP; this is encoded by the coding sequence ATGGTCCTGGCGCTCTTCACGGACGGCTGCCGGCCGAACGCCAGGCCCGCGGCTTCCCCCGAAGGCGCCGCCTCGGGCCAGCTCAACAGGTTGACGGCGGACGAGGCCGCCGCCGGCTGGCGCCTCCTCTTCGACGGCCGCGCGACGGCGGGCCGGCGCGGCTATCGCCGGGACAGCATGCCGGGCGGTTGGCAGGCGGTGGACGGCGCGCTGACGCTCGTCGCGGGCGGCGGCGGTGACATCATCACGCGCGACACCTTCGCGAACTTTGAGCTGAGCCTGGAGTGGAGGATCGCCCCGGGCGGCAACAGCGGCATCATGTACCGCGTCACCGAGCAGGGCGCGGCTACCTATACCTCCGGCCCCGAAATGCAGGTGCTCGACGACTCGGGGCACGCGGACGGCCGGTCGCGGCTCACCGCCGCGGGCTCCGACTTCGGGCTCTACCCGGCGCCGGCCGCCGTGGTACACCGCGCCGGCGAGTGGAACCAGGCACGCATCGTGGTGAACGGCGCGCACGTCGAGCACTGGCTCAACGGCGTCAAGTTCTTCGAGTACGAGCTGTGGAGCCCCGACTGGCAACAGCGCGTCCAGGCCAGCAAGTTCCGCCAGTGGCCGGAGTACGGCATGGCCCACCGCGGCCACATCGCGCTGCAGGACCACGGCGGTGACTACCACCCGGCCTACCGAAACATCAACATCCGGGTGCTGCCGTGA